A genome region from Longimicrobium sp. includes the following:
- the malQ gene encoding 4-alpha-glucanotransferase, with the protein MVKVTGERRSGVLLHPTSLPGDGGGDLGAQAYRFADWLALAGQTLWQLLPLVAVGDGGSPYNGLSAFAGNVLLLSPDLLVEDALLDEDEARAPALDPDSADFAGAGRWKDGLLRRAHAAFGAAASPGLRAGFAEYVERHREWLDDWTLFRALRDEHGAPWTRWPEPLRRRDPDAIAGARDRLAHEVERHALAQFLFDRQWGELRRYANGRGIFVVGDVPIFVAHDSADVWAHPEIFELDGDGRPTVVSGVPPDYFSETGQRWGNPLYRWEVLERDGYAWWTARFRRTLEMVDVARIDHFRGFESYWEVPAAEKTALNGRWLPGPGTRLFEAVERELGPLPLIAEDLGIITPAVEALRDELGFPGMRVLQFAFGGGDPGNPHLPENYPREAVAYTGTHDNNTALGWWRDEASRGERAALAELAGDGDAGEVGWRMIETVLASNADLAVVPLQDVLGLGSEARMNTPGSVSGDWRWRFREGALTRELAARLRDITARTGRLHGEERR; encoded by the coding sequence ATGGTGAAGGTCACGGGCGAGCGCCGCAGCGGCGTGCTGCTGCATCCCACCTCGCTCCCCGGCGACGGCGGCGGCGACCTGGGCGCGCAGGCGTACCGCTTCGCCGACTGGCTGGCGCTGGCCGGGCAGACGCTCTGGCAGCTCCTCCCCCTCGTGGCCGTGGGGGACGGGGGATCGCCATACAACGGGCTGTCGGCGTTCGCGGGGAACGTCCTCCTCCTTTCCCCCGACCTGCTGGTGGAGGACGCGCTGCTCGACGAGGACGAGGCGCGCGCGCCGGCGCTCGACCCCGACTCGGCGGACTTCGCGGGGGCGGGGCGGTGGAAGGACGGGCTGCTGCGCCGCGCCCACGCCGCGTTCGGCGCCGCCGCGTCGCCCGGCCTGCGCGCGGGGTTCGCGGAGTACGTGGAGCGGCACCGCGAGTGGCTGGACGACTGGACGCTCTTCCGCGCGCTGCGCGACGAGCATGGCGCGCCGTGGACGCGCTGGCCCGAACCGCTCCGCCGGCGCGACCCGGACGCCATCGCCGGCGCGCGCGACCGGCTGGCGCACGAGGTGGAGCGGCACGCGCTGGCGCAGTTCCTGTTCGACCGGCAGTGGGGCGAGCTGCGGCGCTACGCCAACGGCCGCGGCATCTTCGTCGTCGGCGACGTGCCCATCTTCGTGGCCCACGACAGCGCCGACGTGTGGGCGCACCCGGAGATCTTCGAGCTGGACGGGGACGGGCGGCCGACGGTGGTCAGCGGCGTGCCGCCCGACTACTTCAGCGAGACGGGGCAGCGCTGGGGCAATCCCCTCTACCGCTGGGAGGTGCTGGAGCGCGACGGCTACGCGTGGTGGACCGCGCGCTTCCGGCGCACGCTGGAGATGGTGGACGTGGCGCGGATCGACCACTTCCGCGGCTTCGAGAGCTACTGGGAGGTGCCGGCCGCGGAGAAGACGGCGCTGAACGGGAGATGGCTTCCCGGCCCGGGGACCCGGCTGTTCGAGGCGGTGGAGAGGGAGCTCGGCCCGCTCCCGCTGATCGCCGAGGACCTGGGGATCATCACCCCCGCGGTCGAGGCGCTGCGCGACGAGCTGGGCTTCCCGGGGATGCGCGTCCTCCAGTTCGCGTTCGGCGGCGGCGATCCCGGGAATCCCCATCTCCCGGAGAACTATCCGCGCGAGGCGGTGGCGTACACGGGAACGCACGACAACAACACCGCGCTCGGCTGGTGGCGCGACGAGGCCTCGCGCGGCGAGCGGGCGGCGCTGGCCGAGCTGGCGGGGGATGGAGATGCGGGCGAGGTGGGGTGGCGGATGATCGAGACCGTGCTGGCGTCGAACGCCGACCTGGCCGTCGTCCCCCTGCAGGACGTGCTGGGACTGGGGAGCGAGGCGCGGATGAACACGCCGGGTTCGGTCAGCGGCGACTGGCGCTGGCGCTTCCGCGAGGGGGCGCTGACGCGCGAGCTGGCCGCGCGCCTGAGGGACATCACCGCGCGCACCGGGAGGCTGCATGGCGAAGAGCGGCGCTGA
- a CDS encoding SDR family oxidoreductase has translation MAKSGAEAGGGPVAFVSGGAGNLGRAVTRAFLEAGWRVTVAMHHTDAKNALDELKAAHASRISTCLLDLTTERGADSAIRQTVQWGGRLDAVAHVMGAWHGGPKVGDTALGVWEGMMAVNLTSGFLLANAAIPRMLEGGGGSIVFVSSRAAREQRAGNGAYAVSKAGLIVLAETIAEEYREKGIRANCVLPGTIDTPANRRAMPDADASKWTQPEEIARVILFLASPESAPVNGAAVPVYGRS, from the coding sequence ATGGCGAAGAGCGGCGCTGAGGCGGGCGGCGGCCCCGTCGCGTTCGTCTCCGGCGGGGCGGGGAACCTGGGCCGCGCCGTCACCCGCGCGTTCCTCGAGGCGGGGTGGCGCGTCACCGTGGCGATGCATCACACCGACGCGAAGAACGCGCTCGACGAGCTGAAGGCGGCGCACGCGTCACGCATCTCCACCTGCCTCCTCGATCTGACGACGGAGCGCGGCGCCGACTCCGCCATCCGCCAGACGGTGCAGTGGGGTGGGAGATTGGACGCGGTGGCGCACGTGATGGGCGCGTGGCACGGCGGCCCGAAAGTGGGCGACACCGCGCTGGGCGTGTGGGAGGGGATGATGGCGGTGAACCTCACCAGCGGCTTCCTGCTGGCGAACGCGGCGATCCCGCGGATGCTGGAGGGCGGCGGCGGGTCGATCGTGTTCGTCTCCAGCCGCGCGGCGCGCGAGCAGCGCGCGGGGAACGGCGCCTACGCGGTCAGCAAGGCGGGGCTGATCGTGCTGGCCGAGACCATCGCCGAGGAGTATCGGGAGAAGGGGATCCGCGCGAACTGCGTCCTCCCCGGCACCATCGACACTCCCGCCAACCGCCGCGCCATGCCGGATGCGGATGCCTCGAAGTGGACGCAGCCGGAGGAGATCGCGCGCGTGATCCTCTTCCTCGCCTCCCCCGAATCCGCCCCCGTCAACGGCGCCGCCGTCCCCGTCTATGGCCGCAGCTGA
- a CDS encoding outer membrane beta-barrel protein gives MTRSILFRAAAVALAAAAISAAGARAQAGPFVGVGVGMGSINDPDAGNHRVSPVLHGRVGWGFSRSLAAVLEVGVHGLGDEQPRTSDISVINDFGATQVNRRPEVINTVSLLASVQVGDPEQVYVRPGIGLGRHAFPIYLVGASSVERADISHEAGLAAGVALGRVVRVARGFPVAVEAVTLWSHGEDSAGSRWGAGVQVVPLLHF, from the coding sequence ATGACGCGTTCGATCCTCTTCCGCGCGGCCGCCGTGGCGCTGGCCGCCGCCGCGATCTCCGCCGCGGGCGCGCGGGCGCAGGCCGGGCCGTTCGTGGGCGTGGGCGTAGGGATGGGCTCCATCAACGACCCCGACGCCGGCAACCACCGCGTGAGCCCGGTGCTGCACGGGCGCGTGGGGTGGGGCTTCTCCCGCTCGCTGGCGGCGGTGCTGGAGGTGGGCGTGCACGGCCTGGGCGACGAGCAGCCGCGCACCTCCGACATCTCCGTGATCAACGATTTCGGCGCCACCCAGGTCAACCGCCGCCCGGAGGTGATCAACACCGTGTCGCTGCTGGCCTCGGTGCAGGTGGGCGACCCGGAGCAGGTGTACGTCCGCCCGGGGATCGGCCTGGGTCGCCACGCCTTCCCCATCTACCTGGTCGGCGCCTCCAGCGTGGAGCGCGCGGACATCAGCCACGAGGCGGGCCTGGCGGCGGGGGTGGCGCTCGGGCGGGTGGTCCGCGTCGCGCGGGGCTTTCCCGTGGCGGTCGAGGCGGTCACGCTCTGGAGCCACGGCGAGGACAGCGCCGGCTCGCGCTGGGGCGCGGGAGTGCAGGTGGTTCCCCTGCTCCACTTCTGA
- a CDS encoding M12 family metallo-peptidase has protein sequence MKARLALVLLASLGAAACRGADDITPAAPGDMSAAGQQDLLTLVPTPSLDRAQSGRLGAVQVRPTSAEVHLARIAAAPASMLRLGSVVRLGLAPGLQVVADGQNAVQRSANDISWSGPIRGGHGWVQAVLMNGELTATVTIGETKYAIEPVGNGLHAVTKIDQAGFPSEHTPDNPSGALISNTLDRAVGAIQASRSDAVSAAALSTINVMVVYTASAATRAGNITSKIQLAVDETNQSYANSGISINFNRVYTGQVTYTENGTFSQHVSRLMGTTDGYMDNVHSLRNTYAADLVMLVVNDTEACGQAAAINATATSAFAVADQSCITGYYSFAHELGHLQGARHDRFVDGTLTPYQYGHGFIPSTKNWRTIMAYGNNCANCTRIQWWSNPLKTYPSTGQVMGTATYEDNARVLNLTAPTVAAFR, from the coding sequence ATGAAAGCAAGGCTCGCGCTGGTCCTGCTCGCATCCCTCGGCGCCGCCGCCTGCCGCGGCGCCGACGACATCACCCCCGCAGCCCCGGGCGACATGAGCGCCGCCGGCCAGCAGGACCTGCTCACCCTCGTCCCCACGCCCAGCCTCGACCGCGCGCAGTCGGGCCGGCTGGGCGCCGTGCAGGTGCGGCCGACCTCCGCCGAGGTGCACCTGGCGCGCATCGCCGCGGCTCCCGCCTCCATGCTGCGGCTGGGGAGCGTGGTCCGCCTGGGCCTGGCGCCGGGGCTGCAGGTGGTGGCCGACGGGCAGAACGCGGTTCAGCGCTCCGCCAACGACATCTCGTGGTCCGGCCCGATCCGTGGCGGCCACGGGTGGGTGCAGGCCGTGCTGATGAACGGCGAGCTGACCGCCACCGTGACCATCGGCGAGACGAAGTACGCCATCGAGCCGGTGGGCAACGGGCTGCACGCGGTGACGAAGATCGACCAGGCCGGCTTCCCCTCGGAGCACACCCCCGACAACCCCAGCGGCGCGCTGATCAGCAACACGCTCGACCGCGCCGTCGGCGCGATCCAGGCGTCGCGCTCCGACGCCGTCAGCGCGGCCGCGCTCAGCACCATCAACGTGATGGTGGTCTACACCGCCTCGGCGGCGACGCGGGCCGGCAACATCACCAGCAAGATCCAGCTGGCGGTGGACGAGACCAACCAGTCGTACGCGAACAGCGGGATCAGCATCAACTTCAACCGCGTGTACACCGGCCAGGTCACCTACACCGAGAACGGGACCTTCTCGCAGCACGTGAGCCGCCTGATGGGCACCACCGATGGCTACATGGACAACGTGCACTCGCTGCGGAACACCTACGCGGCCGACCTGGTGATGCTGGTGGTGAACGACACCGAGGCGTGCGGCCAGGCCGCGGCCATCAACGCCACCGCCACCTCGGCCTTCGCGGTTGCGGACCAGAGCTGCATCACCGGCTACTACTCGTTCGCCCACGAGCTGGGGCACCTGCAGGGCGCCCGGCACGACCGCTTCGTGGACGGCACGCTCACCCCGTACCAGTACGGCCACGGCTTCATCCCGTCGACCAAGAACTGGCGGACGATCATGGCCTACGGGAACAACTGCGCCAACTGCACGCGCATCCAGTGGTGGAGCAACCCGCTCAAGACCTACCCCTCCACGGGCCAGGTGATGGGCACTGCCACCTACGAGGACAACGCCCGCGTGCTGAACCTCACGGCGCCCACCGTGGCGGCCTTCCGGTAA
- a CDS encoding dehydrogenase E1 component subunit alpha/beta produces the protein MATTTRRKPTAEPATTLDRDTLLGFYRTMLLARRLDDKEIQLKQQNKIFFQISGAGHEGVQVAAAAHAKPGHDWFYFYYRDRAFCLAVGMTALEQLLQAVGAEADVGSGGRQMPSHWGHPALNIVSTSSPTGTQFLQAVGTAEAGIRAKRVGDPLVEITHAGDDEIVWVTTGDGTTSEGEFWESLNSACNLKLPVLYIVEDNEYAISVPVEVNTAGGSISKLVTGFPNLFIQTCDGTDVVDSYEVIGRAVEHCRQRRGPALVHAKVIRPYSHSLSDDEKFYKTDAMRTEEQKRDPIVRCSALLQQLGYATEDDLKQIEAEVVAEIQRATDEALASPQPDPSTAMRYLFSPDVDPTAEQFDTEDDPRFSGNETTMVDLINATLRDEMRRDPRIVVFGEDVADCSREEILEEVKGKGGVFKVTAGLQREFGGTRVFNSPLAEANIVGRAVGMAVRGLKPVVEIQFFDYIWPAMMQIRDELATMRYRSNNTYASPVVIRVTYGGYLKGGAIYHSQTGESIFAHCPGLRVVLPATAMDAAGLLRTAIRCEDPVLFLEHKHLYRQVYNKGVYPGPNFMIPFGKARTVRPGTDVTVVACGALVQRSVVAAKMAEEQLGISTEVIDLRTLSPFDMDSIAESVKRTNRVIVAHEDSLSWGIGSEIVARIADELFPWLDAPVKRVASLDTWVAYAPQVERAILPEPEDVLKAIEQVKAF, from the coding sequence ATGGCGACGACGACCCGCAGGAAGCCCACGGCGGAGCCGGCCACCACCCTGGACCGCGACACCCTGCTCGGCTTCTACCGCACCATGCTCCTGGCGCGGCGGCTGGACGACAAGGAGATCCAGCTCAAGCAGCAGAACAAGATCTTCTTCCAGATCTCCGGCGCCGGCCACGAGGGTGTGCAGGTGGCCGCGGCCGCGCACGCGAAGCCCGGCCACGACTGGTTCTACTTCTACTACCGCGACCGCGCCTTCTGCCTGGCCGTGGGGATGACGGCGCTCGAGCAGCTGCTGCAGGCCGTGGGCGCCGAGGCCGACGTCGGCAGCGGCGGGCGGCAGATGCCCAGCCACTGGGGCCACCCGGCGCTGAACATCGTCAGCACCTCGAGCCCCACGGGCACGCAGTTCCTGCAGGCCGTGGGCACCGCCGAGGCCGGCATCCGCGCGAAGCGGGTCGGCGACCCGCTGGTGGAGATCACCCACGCGGGTGACGACGAGATCGTGTGGGTGACCACCGGCGACGGCACGACCAGCGAGGGCGAGTTCTGGGAGAGCCTGAACTCGGCGTGCAACCTCAAGCTCCCCGTCCTCTACATCGTGGAGGACAACGAGTACGCCATCTCCGTTCCCGTGGAGGTCAACACCGCGGGGGGCAGCATCAGCAAGCTGGTGACCGGCTTCCCCAACCTGTTCATCCAGACCTGCGACGGCACCGACGTGGTCGACAGCTACGAGGTGATCGGCCGCGCGGTGGAGCACTGCCGCCAGCGCAGGGGGCCGGCCCTCGTCCATGCGAAGGTCATCCGCCCGTACAGCCACTCGCTGAGCGACGACGAGAAGTTCTACAAGACCGACGCGATGCGCACCGAGGAGCAGAAGCGCGACCCGATCGTGCGCTGCTCCGCGCTCCTCCAGCAGCTGGGCTACGCGACCGAGGACGATCTCAAGCAGATCGAGGCCGAGGTCGTGGCCGAGATCCAGCGCGCCACCGACGAGGCGCTGGCATCGCCGCAGCCCGACCCGTCGACGGCCATGCGCTACCTCTTCTCGCCCGACGTGGACCCCACGGCCGAGCAGTTCGACACCGAGGACGACCCGCGCTTCAGCGGGAACGAGACCACGATGGTCGACCTGATCAACGCCACGCTGCGCGACGAGATGCGGCGCGACCCGCGCATCGTGGTCTTCGGCGAGGACGTGGCCGACTGCAGCCGCGAGGAGATCCTGGAGGAGGTGAAGGGGAAGGGCGGCGTGTTCAAGGTGACCGCCGGCCTGCAGCGCGAGTTCGGCGGCACGCGGGTGTTCAACTCGCCGCTCGCCGAGGCCAACATCGTGGGGCGCGCGGTGGGGATGGCGGTGCGGGGGCTCAAGCCCGTGGTCGAGATCCAGTTCTTCGACTACATCTGGCCGGCGATGATGCAGATCCGCGACGAGCTGGCCACCATGCGCTACCGCTCGAACAACACCTACGCCAGCCCGGTGGTCATCCGCGTGACCTACGGCGGCTACCTGAAGGGCGGCGCCATCTACCACTCGCAGACCGGCGAGTCGATCTTCGCGCACTGCCCCGGGCTCCGCGTCGTCCTCCCCGCCACGGCGATGGACGCGGCCGGGCTGCTGCGCACGGCCATCCGCTGCGAGGACCCGGTGCTCTTCCTGGAGCACAAGCACCTCTACCGCCAGGTCTACAACAAGGGCGTGTATCCGGGCCCCAACTTCATGATCCCCTTCGGCAAGGCGCGCACGGTGCGCCCGGGGACCGACGTCACCGTGGTGGCCTGCGGCGCGCTGGTGCAGCGCTCCGTCGTGGCCGCGAAGATGGCCGAGGAGCAGCTGGGGATCAGCACCGAGGTGATCGACCTGCGCACGCTCAGCCCGTTCGACATGGACTCGATCGCCGAGAGCGTGAAGCGCACCAACCGCGTGATCGTGGCGCACGAGGACTCGCTCAGCTGGGGGATCGGGAGCGAGATCGTGGCGCGCATCGCCGACGAGCTCTTCCCCTGGCTCGACGCGCCGGTGAAGCGCGTGGCCTCGCTCGACACGTGGGTGGCCTACGCGCCGCAGGTGGAGCGCGCCATCCTCCCCGAGCCCGAGGACGTCCTCAAGGCCATCGAGCAGGTGAAGGCGTTCTGA
- a CDS encoding CPBP family intramembrane glutamic endopeptidase translates to MTTSIDARREGDGRPILALIGFLVFVFIGGALLAPWLYHALQAVAPGTGLARTLFARVVNRALLLAALAGIPFYVRASGIRRWADVGLDPRNIRWRRVAVGFALGFFSLAAVCAVAIAGGGRALNLARTPGQLAAQFAGALATALVVAVMEELLFRGAIFGGLRRAMPWGAALVASSLIYAVVHFMARPANPPVIDWLSGLRVLPSMLAGMAQPGGLVPALLNLTLAGVVLGLAYHFTGDILTSIGIHAGWIFWLKFYGFLTKGVPGVDPVFWGTRKLVDGWLAFVALAVVLSIVVAASRRRGAARASDP, encoded by the coding sequence GTGACGACGTCGATCGACGCGCGCCGAGAGGGGGACGGACGGCCGATCCTGGCGCTGATCGGCTTCCTCGTTTTCGTCTTCATCGGCGGCGCGCTGCTGGCGCCGTGGCTGTACCATGCGCTGCAGGCCGTCGCGCCGGGAACGGGGCTCGCGCGCACGCTCTTCGCGCGCGTGGTGAACCGCGCGCTGCTGCTGGCGGCGCTCGCCGGCATCCCCTTCTACGTCCGCGCGTCGGGGATCCGGCGCTGGGCGGACGTGGGGCTCGACCCGCGCAACATCCGCTGGAGACGGGTCGCGGTCGGCTTCGCGCTGGGATTCTTCTCCCTCGCCGCCGTGTGCGCGGTGGCGATCGCGGGCGGTGGGCGGGCGCTGAACCTCGCGCGCACGCCGGGGCAGCTGGCCGCGCAGTTCGCCGGCGCGCTGGCCACGGCGCTGGTGGTGGCGGTCATGGAGGAGCTGCTCTTCCGCGGCGCCATCTTCGGCGGGCTGCGCCGGGCGATGCCGTGGGGCGCCGCGCTGGTGGCCAGCAGCTTGATCTACGCCGTCGTGCACTTCATGGCGCGCCCCGCCAATCCGCCGGTGATCGACTGGCTCTCCGGCCTGCGCGTGCTCCCCTCGATGCTGGCGGGGATGGCGCAGCCGGGCGGCCTCGTCCCCGCGCTGCTGAACCTGACGCTGGCGGGCGTGGTCCTGGGCCTCGCCTACCACTTCACCGGCGACATCCTGACCTCCATCGGCATCCACGCCGGCTGGATCTTCTGGCTCAAGTTCTACGGCTTCCTCACCAAGGGCGTCCCCGGCGTGGACCCGGTGTTCTGGGGGACGAGGAAGCTGGTGGACGGCTGGCTGGCGTTCGTGGCGCTGGCGGTGGTGTTGTCCATCGTGGTGGCGGCCTCCCGGCGCCGCGGTGCAGCACGAGCCTCCGACCCCTGA
- a CDS encoding DinB family protein: MESALLQAMLAFETRAAQANLNGLTHDDALAQPPGGGNCVNWMLGHIVTHRNHMLRLMGRGPVWGAELDARYDRGSAPVTDGDGAVPLDQLLEAMERARAALSDGFAEMTPERLAEETGRGGPLGQRLALMLGHELYHVGQISILRRLLGHPGAIK; the protein is encoded by the coding sequence GTGGAATCCGCGCTCCTGCAGGCGATGCTTGCCTTCGAGACCCGCGCCGCCCAGGCCAATCTCAACGGACTGACGCACGACGACGCGCTGGCGCAGCCGCCCGGCGGCGGGAACTGCGTGAACTGGATGCTCGGCCACATCGTCACGCACCGCAACCACATGCTGCGGCTGATGGGACGCGGGCCGGTGTGGGGCGCGGAGCTCGACGCGCGCTACGACCGCGGCAGCGCGCCGGTGACGGACGGGGACGGCGCCGTGCCGCTGGACCAGCTGCTGGAGGCGATGGAGCGGGCGCGCGCGGCGCTGTCGGACGGGTTCGCGGAGATGACGCCGGAGCGGCTGGCGGAGGAGACCGGGCGCGGCGGCCCGCTCGGCCAGCGGCTGGCGCTGATGCTGGGCCACGAGCTGTACCACGTCGGGCAGATCAGCATCCTCCGCCGCCTGCTCGGCCACCCGGGCGCCATCAAGTGA
- a CDS encoding MBL fold metallo-hydrolase — MPGRPPEVHAYLADLGEGRWMLVDGGLGTDDAWAALEAGVASIAGGWDAVAVHVVTHMHMDHVGLAARVRATTGAPVLMGRLDAERMEHAAAHPEEEAEYRRDLFRRCGASAEWIDAVESGRASAQSLAPPVTVDATLDGDEGDVPGADGWRYAWTPGHTAGHVSLHRPADGLVIAGDAVLPRITPTLGVNRQRADPVGDYVAALGRLEALRPRIVLPGHGDPVADDGARLRELIAAAEGETETVASLVSGEPASVWEIVDRRWPGREMGAGTRMLALRETRAHLDRLAAMRRVAREDGAEGADRFRRAPAG, encoded by the coding sequence ATGCCCGGCCGCCCGCCCGAGGTGCACGCGTACCTCGCGGACCTGGGCGAGGGGAGATGGATGCTGGTGGACGGGGGACTGGGGACGGACGACGCGTGGGCCGCGCTCGAGGCCGGCGTCGCCTCCATCGCCGGGGGATGGGACGCCGTCGCGGTGCACGTGGTGACGCACATGCACATGGACCACGTCGGCTTGGCCGCCCGCGTCCGCGCAACGACCGGCGCGCCGGTGCTGATGGGAAGGCTGGACGCGGAGCGGATGGAGCACGCGGCCGCGCATCCCGAGGAAGAGGCGGAATACCGCCGCGACCTGTTCCGCCGCTGCGGCGCGTCCGCGGAGTGGATCGACGCGGTGGAGAGCGGCCGCGCGAGCGCCCAGTCCCTCGCGCCGCCGGTGACGGTCGACGCGACGCTGGACGGCGACGAGGGCGACGTCCCCGGCGCGGACGGGTGGAGATACGCGTGGACGCCGGGGCACACCGCGGGGCACGTCTCCCTGCATCGCCCCGCCGACGGCTTGGTGATCGCGGGCGACGCGGTGCTTCCGCGCATCACCCCCACCCTGGGGGTGAACCGCCAGCGCGCGGACCCGGTGGGCGATTACGTCGCGGCGCTGGGACGGCTGGAGGCGCTCCGGCCGCGCATCGTCCTCCCCGGCCACGGCGACCCCGTGGCGGACGACGGCGCCCGCCTCCGCGAGCTTATCGCCGCCGCCGAGGGCGAGACGGAGACGGTCGCGTCCCTCGTCTCCGGCGAGCCGGCGAGCGTTTGGGAGATCGTGGACCGGCGCTGGCCGGGGCGCGAGATGGGCGCGGGAACGCGGATGCTGGCGCTGCGCGAGACGCGCGCGCACCTGGACCGTCTCGCGGCGATGCGGCGGGTGGCGCGCGAGGACGGCGCGGAGGGGGCGGACCGCTTCCGCCGCGCGCCGGCGGGGTGA
- a CDS encoding type II secretion system protein GspG, giving the protein MVQKIFLLLLLCVAAVVLVPSLRERVWPKVQPALNPLYEWSAKTRVNEIRDLVKRADAIGHPVPAGAGFAAFVDREDMQQNASEDPWGMPYYIVFSGTSFQVGSAGKDRQAGTADDILSNPDAITHAPEGGRRF; this is encoded by the coding sequence ATGGTACAGAAGATCTTCCTGCTGCTGCTGCTCTGCGTGGCCGCGGTCGTGCTGGTGCCTTCGCTGCGCGAGCGCGTGTGGCCGAAGGTGCAGCCGGCACTGAACCCGCTGTACGAATGGAGCGCCAAGACCCGCGTCAACGAGATCCGCGACCTGGTCAAGCGTGCCGACGCCATCGGCCACCCGGTGCCCGCCGGCGCCGGGTTCGCGGCCTTCGTGGACCGCGAGGACATGCAGCAGAACGCGTCGGAGGACCCCTGGGGCATGCCGTACTACATCGTGTTCAGCGGCACCTCGTTCCAGGTGGGCTCGGCGGGGAAGGACCGGCAGGCGGGAACGGCCGACGACATCCTCTCCAACCCCGACGCCATCACCCACGCACCCGAGGGCGGACGGCGCTTCTGA
- the coaE gene encoding dephospho-CoA kinase (Dephospho-CoA kinase (CoaE) performs the final step in coenzyme A biosynthesis.), with protein MLKVGLTGNIAAGKSTVANVWRSLGGTIIDADELARRAVDPGTPAFAAIAAEWSEVVEPGGGLDRAALRRIVFADPGARERLEQIVHPAVAALRGELYAEAEARGERVIVADIPLLFEVGLVDEFDVVVLVDAPEEVRLVRLVGDRGLDPEEARRMIAAQMPAELKRARADYVVENTGSLGEVERRARDVWLELQLRAAERARG; from the coding sequence ATGCTGAAGGTGGGGCTTACCGGCAACATCGCCGCGGGGAAGAGCACCGTGGCCAACGTGTGGCGCTCGCTGGGCGGCACCATCATCGACGCCGACGAGCTGGCGCGGCGCGCGGTGGACCCGGGGACGCCGGCGTTCGCCGCCATCGCCGCGGAGTGGAGCGAGGTGGTGGAGCCGGGCGGGGGGCTGGACCGCGCGGCGCTGCGCCGCATCGTGTTCGCCGACCCCGGCGCGCGCGAGCGGCTGGAGCAGATCGTGCACCCGGCCGTGGCCGCGCTGCGCGGCGAGCTGTACGCCGAGGCCGAGGCGAGGGGCGAGCGCGTGATCGTGGCCGACATCCCCCTGCTGTTCGAAGTGGGGCTGGTGGACGAGTTCGACGTCGTCGTGCTGGTGGACGCGCCCGAGGAGGTCCGCCTCGTCCGCCTGGTCGGCGATCGCGGGCTGGACCCCGAGGAGGCGCGCCGGATGATCGCCGCGCAGATGCCGGCCGAGCTGAAGCGCGCGCGCGCCGACTACGTGGTCGAGAACACCGGCTCGCTGGGCGAGGTGGAGCGCCGCGCGCGCGACGTGTGGCTGGAGCTGCAGCTGCGCGCGGCGGAGCGGGCGCGTGGCTGA
- a CDS encoding PHP domain-containing protein: MAEPRRLRVEMHCHTRASKDSLNPYEGILRAMDAAGIDRLVVTDHDRIDGAFRLRDLAPDRIIVGEEVRTGEGPDLIGIFLTELIPKYTPMRETCERIRAQGGVVYVPHPFDKRRRGGGELLDGIADLVDVVEAHNARTFKPGINALGEAWAHEHGKLLGAGSDAHTLGEIGTAYVEVPPFEHTRDSFLGALASATLVRGTSPFRVTVWSSYATLRKKIVPE; this comes from the coding sequence GTGGCTGAGCCGCGCCGCCTGCGGGTGGAGATGCACTGCCACACCCGCGCATCGAAGGACTCGCTGAACCCCTACGAAGGCATCCTGCGGGCCATGGACGCCGCCGGCATCGACCGGCTGGTGGTGACCGACCACGACCGCATCGACGGCGCCTTCCGCCTCCGCGACCTCGCGCCCGACCGCATCATCGTGGGCGAGGAGGTGCGGACGGGGGAGGGGCCGGACCTGATCGGCATCTTCCTGACCGAGCTGATCCCCAAGTACACGCCGATGCGCGAGACCTGCGAGCGGATCCGCGCGCAGGGCGGCGTCGTCTACGTCCCCCACCCCTTCGACAAGCGGCGGCGCGGCGGCGGCGAGCTGCTGGACGGGATCGCGGATCTCGTCGACGTGGTGGAGGCGCACAACGCGCGCACCTTCAAGCCCGGGATCAACGCGCTGGGCGAGGCGTGGGCGCACGAGCACGGCAAGCTGCTGGGCGCCGGCAGCGACGCCCACACGCTGGGCGAGATCGGCACCGCCTACGTCGAGGTGCCGCCCTTCGAGCACACCCGCGACTCCTTCCTGGGCGCGCTGGCCAGCGCCACGCTGGTGCGCGGCACCTCGCCCTTCCGCGTCACCGTCTGGTCCAGCTACGCTACCCTGCGCAAGAAGATCGTGCCGGAGTAG